In Xylanibacillus composti, a genomic segment contains:
- a CDS encoding response regulator: protein MYKVLLVDDEQLELEGMKQFIPWGQYGMVIAQACDNAYSALQYLESHAVDVLVTDIRMPIMSGLELAEKALLVNPNLKLVFVTGYEDFHYAKKAISMNASSYVLKPVDEEELAEVLRKVHRTLQQERMHAEREQSIQRTLFILKNELLERYLKGANDPELELALMEQFGIAAQQNSVRAAVIEVDDAMWKLNEQSEAERKRTIDQLFASIATRVEEAGIATYCQVDTYRMAVVVSNREDHVSLLHRMVDFVKSQYPVTITIGLGNSVAVWSELPCSYEQAVRALSAKMFRGKCMVIEFDEDHAGDEQFAMDLDKKVENLFTAMSHYDLVAIVDRLDELFKHVQNLRDKLSIYHYSLYLITKLEVHLHTLNETIFDMLQIEWKHLNILYQFETIDDIHSWLRKRIFEISELLHNKKLRRHYKLVSEIQTYIGDRLDRALTLKEVANHFSFSPNYLGQLFKEETGESFSEYITRERMERAKKLLQNPTLKVYEVANAVGCKNMTHFSKLFKDYVGMTAGEYRKQC from the coding sequence ATGTACAAGGTGTTGCTGGTAGATGATGAACAGCTAGAGCTAGAGGGCATGAAGCAATTTATTCCATGGGGGCAATACGGCATGGTTATTGCGCAAGCCTGTGACAACGCTTACAGTGCGCTGCAGTACTTGGAAAGCCATGCTGTCGATGTGCTGGTGACGGATATCCGGATGCCGATCATGTCAGGCTTGGAGCTGGCGGAGAAAGCGCTGCTGGTCAACCCGAATTTGAAACTCGTATTCGTTACCGGATACGAGGATTTCCATTATGCGAAGAAGGCTATTTCCATGAATGCCAGCAGTTATGTCCTTAAACCGGTAGATGAAGAGGAATTGGCGGAAGTGCTGCGGAAAGTGCATCGTACGCTCCAGCAGGAACGAATGCATGCTGAACGGGAGCAATCTATTCAAAGGACCTTGTTCATTCTCAAGAATGAGCTGCTTGAGAGATATTTAAAGGGGGCGAACGACCCGGAGCTTGAGCTTGCCTTGATGGAGCAATTCGGCATCGCTGCCCAGCAGAACAGCGTGCGTGCCGCAGTCATTGAAGTAGACGACGCCATGTGGAAGCTGAATGAACAGTCTGAAGCAGAACGCAAACGCACAATTGACCAGCTCTTTGCATCGATAGCGACCCGGGTGGAGGAAGCGGGCATCGCGACGTATTGCCAAGTTGACACCTACCGGATGGCGGTTGTCGTATCGAATCGGGAAGACCATGTATCGCTGCTGCACCGCATGGTGGATTTCGTGAAGTCGCAGTACCCAGTAACGATCACGATTGGACTCGGGAACAGTGTTGCGGTATGGTCGGAGCTCCCCTGCTCCTACGAGCAAGCCGTAAGGGCATTGTCCGCCAAGATGTTTCGCGGCAAGTGCATGGTCATTGAATTTGACGAGGATCATGCGGGCGATGAGCAATTCGCGATGGATTTGGACAAGAAGGTGGAAAATCTGTTCACAGCTATGTCGCATTATGATCTCGTCGCCATTGTAGACAGGCTGGACGAGCTGTTCAAGCATGTGCAGAACCTTCGGGACAAGCTCAGCATTTATCATTACTCGCTCTATCTGATTACGAAGCTTGAAGTCCATCTCCATACGCTTAACGAGACGATATTCGATATGCTCCAGATCGAATGGAAGCATCTGAACATCTTGTATCAATTCGAGACGATTGACGATATTCACTCCTGGTTGCGCAAGCGTATTTTTGAGATTTCGGAGCTTCTGCATAACAAGAAGCTGCGCAGGCATTACAAATTGGTCAGTGAAATCCAGACTTATATAGGGGACCGGCTGGATCGGGCCCTAACCTTGAAGGAGGTGGCCAACCATTTCTCCTTCTCGCCGAATTATCTGGGTCAACTGTTCAAGGAAGAAACGGGTGAAAGCTTCAGCGAATACATCACCCGGGAACGGATGGAGAGGGCGAAGAAGCTGCTGCAAAACCCGACGCTCAAGGTATATGAGGTAGCAAATGCGGTTGGATGCAAAAATATGACACACTTCAGCAAGCTGTTCAAGGATTATGTCGGCATGACGGCAGGGGAGTATAGGAAACAATGCTGA
- the qoxC gene encoding cytochrome aa3 quinol oxidase subunit III, with protein MSAKAYDNSALPLEYQSEQNRMNILGFWIFLGAEIVLFATLFGVYGVLYERYAGGPTHQDIIMIREVMIQTVILLTSSFTCGVAIHEMRRGSLKGLLTWLVITLLLGAGFLYMEISEFIHYVHLGATMQTSAFLSSFFVLLGTHGLHVTFGIFWAIMVIIQLLQRGLTPVTARKTFIIGLYWHFLDVVWIFIFTFVYLKGMVS; from the coding sequence ATGTCGGCTAAAGCTTACGACAACTCGGCATTGCCGCTGGAATATCAGTCGGAGCAAAACCGGATGAATATTCTCGGCTTCTGGATCTTCCTCGGCGCAGAGATCGTGCTGTTCGCCACCTTATTCGGGGTATATGGCGTGCTGTACGAGCGCTATGCCGGAGGCCCGACCCATCAGGATATTATTATGATCCGCGAGGTCATGATCCAGACCGTGATTCTCCTGACCAGCAGCTTCACTTGCGGCGTCGCCATCCACGAGATGCGGCGCGGCAGCCTGAAGGGCCTGCTGACCTGGCTGGTGATCACGCTGCTGCTGGGCGCCGGATTTCTGTACATGGAAATCAGCGAGTTCATTCACTACGTCCACCTTGGCGCGACGATGCAAACCAGTGCCTTCCTGTCCAGCTTCTTCGTCCTGCTCGGCACGCACGGCTTGCACGTCACCTTCGGCATCTTCTGGGCGATCATGGTGATTATCCAGCTGCTGCAGCGAGGACTGACGCCTGTGACTGCGCGCAAAACCTTTATCATCGGACTGTACTGGCATTTTCTCGATGTCGTCTGGATTTTCATCTTCACATTTGTCTATCTGAAAGGGATGGTGTCTTAA
- the qoxD gene encoding cytochrome aa3 quinol oxidase subunit IV, giving the protein MEKKMSRFPLGHVLGFLFSLLLTFTAAGIALKTSLSFKTIMWIIGGLAVVQAGLQLTMFMHVNEGEDRHSQWINILYGVFLAVVIVAGSIWVMSFGGTHSH; this is encoded by the coding sequence ATGGAAAAGAAAATGAGCCGTTTTCCGCTCGGCCACGTGCTCGGCTTCTTGTTTTCCCTGCTGCTGACGTTCACCGCAGCCGGCATCGCATTGAAGACATCCCTGTCCTTCAAGACGATCATGTGGATCATCGGCGGATTGGCTGTCGTGCAAGCCGGATTGCAGCTGACAATGTTCATGCACGTCAATGAAGGCGAAGACCGCCACTCGCAATGGATCAACATTCTGTACGGCGTCTTCCTCGCCGTGGTGATCGTCGCCGGCAGCATCTGGGTCATGTCCTTCGGCGGCACGCACTCGCATTGA
- a CDS encoding cache domain-containing sensor histidine kinase, producing MLTSRKHLPFGYKLMMSYVLLVILPVSLVGVISYTSAIASIQEQTSSMMKGTLQQMKENIGYQTKTMSRVLDQFYLDASFQQRLHLTDSYSIYQTMAEMISPKLQNMTNLVPYKTLIRLYLMNESYPEVYGDQSPAMDPLSRAYHFEIFHFQRISGEAWWQRLFEDSPQVFDGLERWVQVEEDGEYGNISSIRRLYNHQTMESIGAIRVTAKIEDVLGSVNYQRIGANTSVVVLNNDHRVLYASSGTASFPLGSPVDEAWYDNHLIMEEPIEGLDWHIIAFVPYSDLEQGANRVRTITIIICIIAIMVVIGVSYSISRFFSKRINKLIHSMEAFRQGQLDKRIVYHGNDEFAQIADAFNWMAVETKELIQEVYLANLEKKEAELESLQAQINPHFLYNTLNSIRTLGKFRDFDKQDQIIKELATFYRITLNNGKNIIPVTAELQHAQAYVTIQKMKHGSRMMVDYDIHADIYGFETIKLILQPFLENILEHALYVDPIHIRLQAYKDEGRLVFKIIDNGVGMSKDIQKRILDQSEVGLGYGIRNVHERIRLQYGLAYGVAIYSRVGMGTAIVITIPARKKDDSGLRD from the coding sequence ATGCTGACATCGAGGAAGCATCTGCCATTTGGATACAAGCTCATGATGTCGTATGTTCTGCTCGTCATCCTCCCTGTCAGTTTAGTTGGTGTGATCTCTTATACAAGTGCAATAGCGTCTATCCAAGAGCAAACAAGCTCCATGATGAAGGGTACGCTGCAGCAGATGAAGGAGAACATCGGCTACCAGACGAAAACCATGAGTCGTGTGTTGGATCAGTTTTATCTGGACGCTTCTTTCCAGCAGCGGCTGCATCTAACAGACAGCTATTCGATCTATCAAACGATGGCAGAAATGATTAGTCCCAAGCTGCAAAACATGACCAATCTTGTCCCCTATAAAACCTTGATCCGATTATACCTGATGAATGAAAGCTATCCGGAGGTGTATGGCGATCAAAGCCCGGCTATGGACCCGCTTAGCAGGGCCTATCATTTTGAAATCTTTCATTTTCAACGGATATCCGGTGAAGCGTGGTGGCAGAGGTTGTTCGAAGACTCGCCCCAGGTGTTTGATGGGCTTGAGCGCTGGGTACAGGTAGAGGAGGATGGCGAATACGGGAATATCTCATCTATTCGCAGGCTCTACAATCATCAGACGATGGAAAGCATCGGGGCCATACGCGTCACGGCCAAAATTGAAGACGTCCTTGGAAGTGTAAATTACCAAAGGATCGGAGCAAATACCAGTGTGGTGGTGCTGAACAACGACCATCGTGTGCTCTATGCCAGTTCAGGGACTGCAAGCTTTCCGTTAGGCTCGCCTGTGGATGAAGCTTGGTACGACAACCATTTAATCATGGAGGAGCCTATAGAGGGATTGGATTGGCACATCATAGCCTTCGTCCCGTACAGTGATTTGGAGCAAGGGGCGAATCGTGTAAGGACGATTACGATCATCATATGCATCATAGCGATTATGGTCGTTATCGGTGTCAGCTATTCGATCTCGCGGTTTTTCTCCAAGAGAATCAACAAGCTGATTCACTCCATGGAGGCATTCAGGCAAGGGCAGTTGGACAAACGCATTGTCTATCACGGCAATGATGAGTTCGCGCAAATCGCGGATGCATTTAACTGGATGGCGGTGGAAACGAAAGAACTGATTCAGGAAGTGTATCTGGCGAATCTGGAGAAGAAGGAGGCGGAACTGGAATCGCTGCAAGCGCAAATCAATCCGCACTTTCTTTATAATACATTGAACTCCATTCGAACGCTTGGGAAGTTCAGAGACTTTGACAAGCAAGATCAGATTATTAAAGAGCTGGCGACCTTTTACCGCATTACGCTGAACAATGGGAAGAATATCATTCCGGTAACGGCAGAGCTTCAGCATGCGCAGGCGTATGTCACGATTCAGAAGATGAAGCACGGCAGTCGGATGATGGTTGATTACGATATTCATGCGGATATATATGGCTTCGAGACGATCAAGCTCATTCTTCAGCCTTTTTTGGAGAACATTCTGGAGCATGCCTTATACGTAGATCCTATTCATATTCGCCTCCAGGCTTACAAGGATGAGGGCAGGCTCGTCTTCAAGATCATCGACAACGGAGTAGGGATGAGCAAGGACATACAGAAGAGAATTCTGGATCAGTCGGAAGTTGGTCTGGGATACGGCATTCGTAATGTTCATGAGCGCATTCGGCTGCAGTATGGCTTGGCTTACGGCGTTGCCATTTACAGCAGAGTTGGAATGGGTACAGCTATAGTCATTACAATTCCGGCAAGGAAAAAGGATGATTCCGGGTTGAGGGACTGA
- a CDS encoding extracellular solute-binding protein has translation MRLPRYLMVLAVFAVWLAGCENHSQDSERTEGDNPIHRSADADEPFRFGETPLQFSYYIHYDFWQTPEWGASPNSKWVQDNLNITVNPIRSGGIAEQTLTNMLATNQLPDAIMLDQGLIVERLRKAGLLVPLDPYLDKYPNLKRLAGEDTLNRLRSGDGKLYQFPNWYTKTPRGNSGWMINTKIYQELGSPPLETYQDLYTYLELVRSQYADVVPLSFGRITTDLDILFAGFGEDMPISYARMKAYPDGDQLKSILENEAWVESMLFASKLFRENLLDQEVLTQTSYQVKEKLNTGKIAVFASINAANEGREAHHAWRSIDPQGGYEMIWPLHKEGVDKNKVFSNDYNTLGWNVNVITTNADNPEGIFAYLDWMTGEEGQRIMFFGPPGLYWDEVDEEGYPIPNETWLNTPRSVIDAQNMEGYVWAVNSTYVDQARVKVLTQHAEQLDDWTTLAQMNIVWPTSRDVTEYLNIDPPLESDIGVITEQVTDYESGIIAQYIKQILFAKNDQEVLRLIEQAKRETEQLGYERVLEYRTQKWQHNLMRLNRQNLTSTD, from the coding sequence TTGCGTTTACCACGATACCTGATGGTTCTTGCGGTTTTTGCGGTTTGGCTGGCAGGGTGCGAAAACCATTCACAGGATAGCGAGCGGACAGAGGGGGACAATCCGATACATCGTTCAGCCGATGCGGACGAGCCGTTTAGATTTGGCGAGACTCCCTTGCAATTTTCGTATTACATTCATTACGATTTTTGGCAAACCCCGGAGTGGGGAGCAAGTCCGAACAGCAAGTGGGTACAGGATAATTTGAATATTACGGTAAACCCTATCCGATCTGGCGGAATTGCTGAACAGACGCTAACGAATATGCTGGCGACGAATCAATTGCCGGATGCCATTATGCTCGATCAAGGGCTGATCGTGGAGCGGTTAAGGAAGGCAGGGCTCTTGGTCCCGCTCGATCCTTATTTGGACAAGTATCCGAACTTGAAAAGACTGGCGGGCGAGGATACGTTGAACAGGTTGAGATCGGGAGACGGCAAGCTGTATCAGTTCCCCAATTGGTATACGAAAACACCGAGAGGCAATAGCGGCTGGATGATCAATACGAAAATCTATCAAGAATTAGGTTCCCCTCCTTTAGAGACCTATCAAGATTTATATACGTATTTAGAGCTTGTTCGCAGTCAGTATGCAGATGTGGTTCCACTGAGCTTCGGCAGAATAACAACGGACCTTGATATTCTGTTTGCCGGTTTTGGCGAGGATATGCCGATAAGCTACGCCCGTATGAAAGCATATCCGGATGGCGATCAACTGAAATCGATATTGGAGAACGAGGCTTGGGTAGAGTCCATGCTCTTTGCGAGCAAGCTGTTCAGGGAAAATTTGCTGGACCAAGAAGTGCTGACGCAAACCAGCTATCAGGTCAAAGAAAAACTGAATACCGGAAAAATAGCGGTTTTTGCCAGCATCAATGCGGCCAATGAGGGGCGGGAAGCGCATCATGCCTGGAGATCGATCGATCCCCAAGGAGGCTACGAGATGATATGGCCTCTTCATAAAGAAGGGGTGGACAAGAACAAAGTGTTTTCGAATGATTATAACACCTTGGGCTGGAACGTGAATGTCATTACGACGAACGCAGACAACCCGGAGGGCATCTTTGCCTATCTCGATTGGATGACTGGCGAAGAGGGACAACGAATTATGTTCTTTGGGCCCCCCGGATTGTATTGGGATGAAGTGGACGAGGAAGGGTATCCGATTCCCAATGAAACCTGGCTCAACACGCCTCGGTCGGTCATAGATGCACAGAACATGGAAGGCTACGTCTGGGCCGTCAATTCCACTTACGTGGATCAAGCCAGAGTGAAGGTGCTGACGCAGCATGCTGAACAGCTTGACGATTGGACAACCCTGGCGCAAATGAACATTGTTTGGCCAACGTCAAGGGACGTAACGGAGTACTTGAATATTGATCCCCCGTTAGAAAGCGATATTGGCGTCATTACAGAGCAGGTTACGGACTACGAATCGGGAATCATTGCGCAATATATCAAGCAGATCCTGTTCGCCAAGAATGATCAGGAAGTGCTGCGGCTCATCGAGCAGGCTAAGCGGGAAACCGAGCAATTGGGGTATGAGCGTGTACTGGAATACCGAACGCAGAAGTGGCAACACAATCTGATGCGGTTAAATAGGCAGAATCTCACTAGTACCGACTAA